In Osmerus eperlanus chromosome 4, fOsmEpe2.1, whole genome shotgun sequence, the sequence TGTCTGGGGGACAGagatggctgtctgtgtgttatgtgtgtgtgtgtgtgtgtgtgcgtggtatgtgtgtgtgttgtgtgtgtgtgtgtgtgttagtctgtcTGGGGGACAGAGatggctgtatgtgtgttgtgtgtgtgtgggtgtgtgtgtgtgtgtgtgtgtgtgtgtgtgttagtctgtcTGGGGGACAGAgatggctgtatgtgtgtgtgtgtgtgtgtgggtgtgtgtgtgtgtgtgtgtgtgtgtgtgtgttagtctgtcTGGGGGACAGAGATGGCTGGGCCCTTGGGGTCATCGAAGCGGTCCATGGTGTGCAGCTGCATGATCATGTGGAGGCCGTAGGTGAGCACTAGGACCATGAGGAGGCTGGTCAGCAGCCCCATCCAGATCCCTGGGCTGAAGAAGCCGGCACAGTCACTGGCGTAGGAGAAGTCACTGCCCGTAACGTTGAAGCCCTGGATCTGAAGAAGAAAGAGCattgaaggcagagagaggaaagagaagagaggggttgGGTGTTAGTTCTTATTCTGCAATAGAGCAGCCTGCCTCACCtagggctgcacgattatgGCCAAAATGATAATCACGATTATTCTGATCAATATTGAGATCATGATTAATTATCACGATTATTTGTTGATTTTAACCAAAACAAATGTTATTGTCACATAGGCTAATTATAACTGCTTTCACATCCATATTGTGCTACATTCCTGCTAATGTACAAATATGTGCATCAAAATAAAATAGGTCCTCTTATTCAACAAAATTCAGTGCATCTCCTTAAAGAatttagaaaaataaataaataaaacaataaagaaaATGTAGCAAAACTTCAACAGGGCACTATTGTCCATTTTACATTgtgtaaatatattttagaaaaaaacaaaaaacaactaaaCAACTTTGATACGTGAACGGAATGACGCATTTAAAATATTGCTCGATCACGCAAATTTGATCGtgggaagccaaaatcgtgatcGTGATTAAAATTTGATTCATTGTGCAGCCCCCTAGCCTCATCCCTAAGGATGACACCCCTACTGATgtctgacaggaggagagaagaggaggaagaagaggggaaggaagaggaggaggaggagaggaggtggaggaaaaggaggaggaagagagagagaggaagagaggtggagcaggaggaaaggataggaggaggatgagaggaggaagatagaggaggaggaggaggaggagaggacaggagcaggAGTCACCTGGAAGTCCTGGAAGGAGACCCTCCACTGGTTGGCGGGGTCCTTGTCAGAGCGCGGGACCAGTGCAGGGTAGCTGGAGCTCCGGACGTACTCACACCGGTACGAGTATTCTGCCGGTGCGTAGACGTGGCGGCTGCCGTTAAATGTGGCCCTGGTGCCATCATACTCTAGCTCCACCGTGTCCAGGGTGAACCAGCGCCGTGCAGACACCGGGAAGTGCCTCTGCTTCATGAtgaacctggagacacacacacgtatagacacacacacgtatagacacacacacgtatagacacacacacgtatagacacacacatgtaaagacacacacacgtacagatacacacacgtatagatacacacacacgtatagatacacacacacgtatagacacacacatgtaaagacacacacgtatagatacacacacacacatgtatagacacacacacacacgtatagacacacacagacacacacacaggcaggagcacacacacagtagagttagggttagggttaaaggttagggttagagttaaAGGATATTTAGGGGAAAACTGAGTggatgagtgtgagtgtgtacgtgtgtgtatgatggtaagtgtgtgtgtgtgtttgggtgagtgtgtgtgtgggtggatgagtgtgtgtgtgtgtgaacttacaTCAGCTTGAAGGAGCGATGTCCGAGGACGTTCTCGTAGTTCAACACCAGTCTGAGAGCAACAGAGAATACTGTCAACTTCCTCCTTCCCTGTTAattacatcacttcctccttccttgTTAATAACATCACTTCCTCCTTTCCTGTCAattacatcacttcctcctttcctgtcaattacatcacttcctccttccctgtcaataacatcacttcctccttccctgttaataacatcacttcctccttccctgttaataacatcacttcctccttccctgttaataacatcacttcctccttccctgtcaataacatcacttcctccttccctgtcAGTATTATGACTTCTTCCGCCTGCCttccatgacctctgacctggaggTTGACTTGTCACAGGACGAGTCGTGCAGCCTGGGGATGACGCCCTCTCCAaaggtggtgggggtgaggtcATGCCCCTCCCAGCGGCCACTCCGCAGGATGCTGACCGACAGGTTCCCCGCCCACAACAGAATGCAGCTTGATCCGTCTTTCTGTAGAGGAGAAACACATCACCAAgccacatgagtgtgtgtgtgagtgtgagtatgtgtgtgtgtgttagcttcaGTTCCGCTACCTTGAACTCCACAGGAGGGTAAAgcccaggcctctctctctccctctccctctctctctccctgttcctgTTGCGGTCTCTCCCGTAGCCTCGTGCCTGCAGCAGAGAACGACCCCCGCCCAGACCCGCCTCCAACACCACAGAGGACacttcctggagggaggggtggagaggtggagaggtagaagagaggtagagaggtggagagaaatagagggattaagagtgggagagagtggagagatagagagaagagagggagtgttAGGATAAAGAGacaggtgagagaaagagaggagagttagGTAGAAAGAGACcataagaaaaagaagaaaaaagattttttttaaagataagAAAATATCACAGTGTAAAACCACTGctaaccaaaaacacacacacacaaggacagatAAGCCCACACACCAACaagcatcaaacacacacacttacccgtGAGGGTCGGAGGGCGGTGTAGATGGCGGTGTAGGGGACAGACTGGGCCTTCATTATGCTCATCACCTGACCAATCACCTCATCTGCAACACACATCAGATATGAgctgaccctgcacacacaccagatagaCTAATGTTTAAACCTCAGttaaccagtcagtcagctttAAGAACGGTTGTTCTAATGCTCTGTTGTTCTATTGTGCCCCCTACTTGTTAACTGCCCGTTTCTCTGGCAGAGCTGTCTTCATGACAGGAAGTACCGTAGCTAACAGGAAGTACCGTAGCTAACTCAATGTTCCTGTCTTCATGACAGGAAGTACCGTAGCTAACAGGAAGTACCGTAGCCAACTCAATGTTCCTGTCTTCATGACAGGAAGTACCGTCGCTAACAGGAAGTACCGTAGCCAACTCAATGTTCCTGTCTTCATGACAGGAAGTACCGTAGCTAACAGGAAGTACAGTAGCTAACTCACTGTTCCTGTCTTCATGACAGGAATTACCGTAGCTAACTCACTGTTCCTGTCTTCATGACAGGAAGTATGGTAGCTAACAGTAAGTACTGTAGCTAACTCACTGTTCCTGTCTTCATGACAGGAAGTACCGTAGCTAACAGGAAGTACCGTAGTTTACTCACCGTTCCTGTCTTCATGACAGGAAGTACCGTAGCTAACAGGAAGTACCGTAGTTTACTCGCCTGTTcctgtcagggagtcaggtggctgagcggcgagggaatcgggctagtaatccgaaggttgccagttcgattcctggctgtgccaactgacgttgtgtccttgggcaaggcacttcaccctacttgcctcgggggaatgtccctgtacttactgtaagtcgctctggataagagcgtctgctaaatgactaaatgtaaatgtcttcatGACAGGAAGTACCGTAGCTAACAGGAAGTACCATAGCTAACAGGAAgtactgtgtactgtgtacTGAAGTACTGTAGCTAACTCACCGTTCCCACTAAGCACCTCCTTCACTGACATCAGGTCTGCCCTGAAAGAGACCACACCCACAGTTAGTTAAGCCATAcctactgtttgtgtgtataagtgtggtTGTGCCAaatgtgtctacatgtgtgtgtgtgtgtgtgtgtgtgagtgtgtatccatgtgtgtgtgtacccaatGCTGTAGGGCAGTCTGAACACCAGCAGAGCAGGGCTAGAGGCGTTGAGGCGGAGCTGGGCCAGAGTGTCAGCGTCcatgtagagaggagaggtctCCAACTGGTCTTGCAGCTGGCCAATCACAGCGCTGGAGGCCAGTCCGGACACGGCAGGAAGCACAAGAGAGGAGGAACACGACAGCAGCGCCTTCTGGAGGACAACACAGGAACAACACCCCTGTTACAGTAGAAACTAACCCCAACAGGCCACAGAGGGCACCGTCAAGATACAAGTGagcgtgtgtatgcatgtgtgtgagtgtgtgtagatgtaagGACACACCTCCAGGTTAGGAAAGGCACTGTCCTGCTTGTTGCCAAAGGCTCCTCCATACACAGTGAAGTCCTCCACACTCATCtgtcaggcagagaggagacattAAGAGTAGCAGAACACACTCAGATATACactcagtcaggtggctgagcggttagggattcaggctattaatcagaaggttgctggttcaattcctggccgtgaaaaatgacgctgtgtccttgggcaaggctcttcaccctacttgcctcgggggaatatccctgtacttactgtaagtcgctctggataagagcgtctgctaaatgtacatgtaactagcctgtactgtactcaagctagctagactagcaaACTCAGTGAACGTGACTTCAGTAAAGAAAATAAATTCCAATAATGTTTACGTAAGCTAGGTATGTGTTAAAATATTCTTGATTATATTTTCTGATGGGTTTGTTAGCTACAATTTTTCCTCCCAGAAGAGATAGATGCCTGAATGCTTCAATGAGGAAAATAGCACTAGTAGTACATTATTAttaagggtgagagagagagggtgagagacagatggtgagagagggtcagagagggtgagagagagccggatggtgagagagagagggtcagagagggtgagagagagccggatggtgagagaaagagaaggtgagtgagaaggtgagagagggggtgagagagagggtgagaggctgagagagaaatagagagagagggtgagagaggttgGACATAGGCAGAACAGAGTGTAGGGCCAGCATATCACCACAGAACAAGTAGTGACTACAAATTCCTCCAGGAGATGACCCCAGAGGACGGGTCTGGAGTCGGGGCTCTCTCACCTTGTcctgcaggaagaggaggaggttgcGAGGGGAGGAGTTCAGGGCCGTCTCCAGGTAAGAGCCCAGCTGAGCGCTGCCCACAATGTGACCTGCtgggggcagggccaggggcgGGGCAGCAGACCTGCTGCAGACAAGGATGGACTGTAACACCTGGTCCTCTCTCTGCATGCTATACTTGAGATCCTATTGTACTGTTGTCTCATAAGACTTGTACTATGTAATAGTGTAGTGGAGGTTACTGTTGACCTATAGGTTCCTTGAGATATTTTACTGTTGGTGCCTGTTAGCTGAGATAATAGTTACTTTGCTCTGTGCTTATAGACCGTTCCTTGATCGACCACTGAAATACcgttgcacttctgatccttgacttTCTGCTGTACATTCTATACcagtgcactatttgtatgtgactttggataaaagcgtctgataaaaaaataaatacattaagtAATATTAACTACCAAGCCGTTCTACCGTAGTGTAGGATCGAACCGGTCAGGATCCACGAGCAGATAACCGGCAGTATGATGCGGCCTTGCATAATGAAGCTAAACGTAACCGAAACACACCTTAAATTCCTTGTTGGTCACCTCGGTTCTCTGAACGGCTGCAGGGACTGTCATCAGAGCCGTCTACAGTGAACGTACATAGCACTAGCTGCTACACACCTGCTGTGCGCTAAATCATTGATGGTTGCCTTTTCAGGAAATCATCGAGCTAGATCAGCGTAGAATAATAGTATTAACAACGTTTAATGTGACATAAGCAATAATCAACCAAACATTTATTCGAGAAAGGTAGTTGTTGCTGTTATACACGGTGGTATATTTTGGATTAGGAATGGCAAAACGTCAAGTAACGTTACTCGTTAACGGTACTCGAGTAAACAGGCACCAACAAAACCGAAAGCCCGCACTCACCCTTCACTCGTCCATAGCATCAGAGGCACCTGTTCTTCGCTGGTAGTTGAGGGTAACACGGCGAATAAAACGGCAAATAGCACTGAGGCGCGATGGACCGCTCGCATCCTTGCAGTCGCCATGTTTGGAGAATCTAATTTTAAGAGATGACGTCAGTCCAGGACCAAGGCTAGCGGCGGAGAGTCGCCAGTACCTCCACTGGCCGCCAGAGGTCGTCCTCTCAGACCTTTGTAATGTGACGTCCAGTCTCAAATCCGGTGGCGTCTAGCTGAACTAAATTTGCTCATTTTCTAAATGACGTCAATTACCTCATTAAAACACTAAAATCTACGCATAATGAAAAAAGTGTCAAACTGGTAGAATTATATGAAAAGTTTTGTTAATTATAGTATAACTTGTGactctttacttttttttttatactgaCAAATTTGTTTGTGCATTTATATAAGATTCTTTTGTCATTTTCTTTATAGTTGTATATTATTTAGACTGATCTTGAAGATGTTTCTCATCTAATGTTCATTGCTGAATTGATTGAACGGTCATTGTATTTGTTAACATTTTTGCAATAATTTTTTAtaaatttatttttattcaaaAAATGATCCAGGACCAGACATGGAGACTAGTGTCAGTCGGTCTGTAATAACGTGAAATCCTGTATTCTGTACTTAAGTTTTGTATATGTATCAAAACTAATACTTTTATTCATTTCGTCCTGCAATTCTGTTAAGAATAATATCACCAGATTAAGATGTAATGCCACCAGATTAAGATGTTGTGATGTCaccagtttaacccttgtgttatcttcgggtcattctgacccatcagtcattgtgacccaccgtcgtattgcgacaactttaccgcatacaaaaacaaagtgaagcattttcttttgtgaCACTTTTAACATTGCgaatgttaaaagaaaattatttttatttgtttttgtattgggtaaacacaacgatggttcgttatgaacctttgggtcatgtgacccgaaggcagcacaagggttaaggtataATGTGACCAAATTAAGATGGTATGACGCAACCAGATTAAGATGTTGGGTAGGCCTACATCGGAGATAACATCTGTATGGAGAATTCAACAATCATAAAAATGAAAAACATATCTGTCATGGGTAAATCATCTTCACAGTTCTATTAGAGATATTACTTTTCCTCCATTTTGATTATCAGTAAAAGTGTTTATTCATTGATGTGTAGCTACAGGTCCTCACCCCTCTTCTGAGTATGAAGTTTACACTTTATATTGTCTTTATATATTGTCTATACCAGCCATTCCCGACCTTTTGCACTTTGTGGTccacttgcatagctcaaatatCTTTGCGGCTGCCCAACACATCCGTTCACTTAATTCGCGTTTATCACACGTTTAACAACACCACGGGAGCCAAACAGTTCGCTTTCACAGCAAAATGTATTAGAGCAATCAAAGACAACGTGTCCATCAGCGCCACAGTAAGCACACATTGTAAAGAGAGGTAACCTGCGTAACCACCACGGCCAGGCCAGGTCTAGAACTTCTGGTGAAGTTAAAAAACGTGACTTTTAATAGgttatgttaacccttgtgttatcttcgggtcattctgacccatcagtcattgtgacccgccgtcgtattgcgacaactttaccgcatacaaaaactaagtgaagcattttcttttaaccgttgggctgtctcagaccccccacattgcaaaggttaactcttgtgctgccttcgggtcacatgacccaaaggttcataacgaaccatcgttgtgtttacccaatacaaaaacaaattaaaataattttcttttaaccttcgcaatgtggggggtctgagacagcccaacggttaaaagaaaatgcttgaaATATATCTGCATGGCACCAGTTTCGAATGTAGAAAAGATCCATACTTTATTGGCTGATTTATGGCAAAGTATGTTGACCCCAACAAGGCAATTTATGTTCAGAAAACAACCACACCTTTTTTTACTGAACCTTGAATCAGTCCTTAATGCATAAAAAGTGATCTTTCTTTGAGCTAAAATAGACattcatatttatttatatacatATAGAAAGGGGGGAGTGGCATCTGGTGAGACATGATCAGAGACCAACTGTCAATGTCAAAaaccaggagaaaaaaaaaaaaaaaaattaatattaaattcGATTTTGCAACTGAACTGTACTGAGATGACGGCCAAATGCAGGATGGGAaggtctggaggagagcagCCACTTATAGCACCAGCTGCAGGATCAggagtgagagggtgtgtgtgtgtgtgcctcagtaAAAGTGGTTATCTTGATGGTTGTGACACAGTAGAGTCCCACCAGAAGCCTGGGCCTCAGGTACTGGTGTGGACCTGACAGCCTGGGCCTCAGGTACTGGTGTGGACCTGACAGCCTGGGCCTCAGGTACTGGTGTGGACCTGACAGTGGAGGGCCTCTGCCTGGGTCTTCAGGCTGCGAAACTCCCCCTGGACAAAATCTGTCAGGACCTTCCTCATCTCCACCTGAGAGGAAAACACACTTacattgatgtgtttgtgtgtgtgtgtgtgcccgtacgtgtttgtatgtgtgtgtgtatatgtgcgtgtaagcatgtgtgtacggtgtgtatacttgtatgtgtgtgtacagtgtatgtgtaagtgtagtgacactacacatacacacatattaacacgtgtgtgtatgagaatatgtgtgtgtgtatatgtgtgagaatatgtgtgcgtacgtgagtgtgtgtgtatatgtgtgtacctggctcCTGTTGTCGTCCTTCAGTTCCTCCACCAGGTGATGCACTCTGAAGGGTTTTCCCACCAGGATGGTGATTCTCTACAGGAGGAGACCGAGTcgttactctccctccctcactcacacacacacatgggtacacacaggcacacacacacacacctgcacgcacacatacacaccgagCTATCCCTGTCCCCAAGCATGAGACAGAAGCATAAATAAAAAGAGATGATGAATGGATAACCTGAGCTCCGGGGTGTAtatatgtgtaagtgtgtacgtgtagaagtgtgtgtatgtaagtatagatgtgtgtgtaagtgtgtgtgtaagtgtagaagtgtgtgtgtagaagtgtgtgtgtgtaagtgtagatgtgtgtgtgtgtgtgtgtaagtgtagaagtgtgtgtgtgtgtgtaagtgtaggtgtgtgtgtgtgtgtaagttgtagtgaggtccacaagaccacacggagccaacatcttgccacacctgaagagtgattcaatcacatcagacaaacctaatcagcccttgtgacaccctcagtatgctgattacccaccaaacgccgatgcaaaggaaccatagaatggggggggggggacctccccaatctacctaatcagccctcctgctagcttgcaagcttcaaagggcctgatttagacaacacgtctccagcgaccatttgctatccatttcggcggcgatttgaacaaagaacataccttgataagaacttttgaggaaagttcttgagacttcacctttaccacaagagtacaaggtggagaattatgagagggatatttgtgttatgtttgttactttgttttaatgttgtgttcactgaaatcttgattctagtaacaactccttcttcctgaaagataaccacgtcattcttggtatctacacgaagctatcataataaaacaatcattcaactatattttgtaactgtaccaagatgtccagaacaatatttgaaccatcgaatgaaccagccagagatcagatcacacctttggtaggtgtgaaggaaggaggggggagttgagaacccagcttcccccaatccacatctgaccccagacgggtcctccctcgaactgtataaagccctaagatgaccatcaatctctgactccagcgaaaccgaccatggcatgaacgccatcaggattggcgttccaaaggacgtcgccaagcttctcctgagattcaacttcatagtgaacgcgtcactatcgggacgtttcaacagaagaaccaaaaacgcaattccaaatgcgacttcactgagatcccgcagactcagtcacatgacccagcgcagccgcgctgtgacttcagattcttcaaatggacctttgccgccctcaacatcattgatcaacccctgatcaaacgtaactatggctaacgctctttcctcctcgacatggcattggcgtgagctctgtttatgatttgtaaggatgtaatcactgactgtataatttctgcctttctttaagttagaccatttcattctgttcattgaaaccaatctctcatatcaaacccataatccaacttttcataagatctgtttaccttacttgaataaattcattgtaaagatattttgacgtgcgtgttcactgatgttacgattggctctactcttagaacgaattcattcctaaagatgagactgattattacatattaaacataggattccctaatgtcctaaaccaatattagggtggtgccccagactttatgataaattaagtatttctatctttaaacgagcaaaccccgctacaaagtgtagatgtgtgtgtgtgtgtgtgtaagtgtagaagtgtgtgtgtgtgtgtacgtgtagaagtgtgtgtgtgtacgtgtagaagtgtgtttgtgtaagtgtagatgtgtgtgtaagtgtagatgtgtgtgtgtgtgtgtacgtgtagaagtgtgtgtgtgtgtacgtgtagatgtgtgtgtacgtgtagatgtgtgtgtaagtgtagatgtgtgtgtgtgtgtgtgtgtaagtgtagaagtgtgtgtgtgtgtgtacgtgtagaagtgtgtttgtgtgtgtaagtgtagaagtgtgtgtgtgtacgtgtagaagtgtgtttgtgtaagtgtagatgtgtgtgtaagtgtagatatgtgtgtgtgtgtacgtgtagaagtgtgggtgtgtacgtgtagaagtgtgggtgtgtacgtgtagaagtgtgtgtgtgtgtaagtgtagatgtgtgtgtgtgttagggctgtgaaaattaatatttgaatgtaaaaaaaaaagttaaaaaaaacaacaacaaaaaaacaaccgcGGCAGCAGCGGCGCGTTTGTCTGCTTTGCGGGTGGGCGCGCGCCTCAGCGTCACTGCTGACAGTTGACTTGCGTGGAAGATGGCAGAAAGTGCAGAACCCAGCTTGACCGCAGCAGAGAAAGTGATTGTAACCCCAAAAAATCTAAAGAGTGATGTCTGGAAATATTTCGGATTTTGGTCAGTTGATGGTAAACCTGTTGAGCCTGAAGCTAAAGTAGTGTGTAAGCTATGTAAACTAGAGTTAGCTTACCATTCAACAACTAGCAACTTGAGGCTACATCTCCATGTTTACCACAGCACAGCTCGCTCGGAGCGTTCATGTCGGTTCTATACTGTAAAACTTCAATTAATGTTAATAATATTTGTTTCAATCACTGAATGAAGCCTTTCATATTTGGGACAAGAATCGCGACCTTAAATTGCTTGCACAAAACTCTTGATCAGAACTCagcatttgtttattgttgttgttcatTTTACACCGCTATGCGCAGAGAGCGCGACggtgcgggagagagagagaaagaaagagtgcgtGTCTGCGAGCGAGAGGCCAAGGTCTGCGGTCTTGGCCATTAGTTAATTTACTTCTTTTTGTGTAGGTAAtatgttgttaaatatgtttaaacttAAATAAATTAGGCCTACCTACAGTATACAAGTAGTTGTATCTCGTTGTATTAATTTGTCCTGTTATTGACGTGCCTAATGGGCAACCAGAAATTTGAATATATTCGAATATATTCGAATATATTCgaatgtgtttttttaaagGGAATATTCGAACGTCATTTTTGAGCAATTTTGACAGCCCTagtctgtgtgtaagtgtagaagtgtgtgtgtgtgtgtgtgtgtgtaagtgtagatgtgtgtgtgtgtgtaagtgtagaagtgtgtgtgtgtgtaagtgtagatgtgtgtgtgtgtaagtgtagatgtgtgtgtgtgtaagtgtagatgtgtgtgtgtgtgtaagtgtagatgtgtgtgtgtgtaagtgtagatgtgtgtgtgtgtgtaagtgtagaagtgtgtgtgtgtacgtgtagatgtgtgtgtgtaagtgtagatgtgtgtgtgtgcgtgtgtgtgtgtgtaagtgtagatgtgtgtgtgtgtgtgtgtgtaagtgtagatgtgtttgtgtgtacgtgtagaagtgtgtgtgtcagggatttGAAATGACTTCACTCTTCGAATAGTATCCTAAATGATTTTCGAATATCCGGACAATCTATTTTTATTAATGCAGTTACGTTATGTAATTAGCCTGACATGACGcaaagcatacagtaaacacatgaaCCCCAACACATTCTGGAAATAATTGTGACTGTTAAGATATTAGATTAAATAagggttaaataaataaaacaaatgaaAGAAACTTATTGAACATGACGAAAAGACAATGAACTTGAAAAAACGCTCAGCTTCAGACGTAGGCTCTTAAACTCGACGGAATAACGCTGAGCCTATTATTATGTgaaataaaaagtaaaaaatacaTTGGACGAAATTAAACACATTGGGTAGGCTATACTTGATAAAAACGAAA encodes:
- the atp6ap1a gene encoding ATPase H+ transporting accessory protein 1a isoform X1, with protein sequence MATARMRAVHRASVLFAVLFAVLPSTTSEEQVPLMLWTSEGRSAAPPLALPPAGHIVGSAQLGSYLETALNSSPRNLLLFLQDKMSVEDFTVYGGAFGNKQDSAFPNLEKALLSCSSSLVLPAVSGLASSAVIGQLQDQLETSPLYMDADTLAQLRLNASSPALLVFRLPYSIGADLMSVKEVLSGNDEVIGQVMSIMKAQSVPYTAIYTALRPSREVSSVVLEAGLGGGRSLLQARGYGRDRNRNRERERERERERPGLYPPVEFKKDGSSCILLWAGNLSVSILRSGRWEGHDLTPTTFGEGVIPRLHDSSCDKSTSRLVLNYENVLGHRSFKLMFIMKQRHFPVSARRWFTLDTVELEYDGTRATFNGSRHVYAPAEYSYRCEYVRSSSYPALVPRSDKDPANQWRVSFQDFQIQGFNVTGSDFSYASDCAGFFSPGIWMGLLTSLLMVLVLTYGLHMIMQLHTMDRFDDPKGPAISVPQTD
- the atp6ap1a gene encoding ATPase H+ transporting accessory protein 1a isoform X2, translating into MATARMRAVHRASVLFAVLFAVLPSTTSEEQVPLMLWTSEGSAAPPLALPPAGHIVGSAQLGSYLETALNSSPRNLLLFLQDKMSVEDFTVYGGAFGNKQDSAFPNLEKALLSCSSSLVLPAVSGLASSAVIGQLQDQLETSPLYMDADTLAQLRLNASSPALLVFRLPYSIGADLMSVKEVLSGNDEVIGQVMSIMKAQSVPYTAIYTALRPSREVSSVVLEAGLGGGRSLLQARGYGRDRNRNRERERERERERPGLYPPVEFKKDGSSCILLWAGNLSVSILRSGRWEGHDLTPTTFGEGVIPRLHDSSCDKSTSRLVLNYENVLGHRSFKLMFIMKQRHFPVSARRWFTLDTVELEYDGTRATFNGSRHVYAPAEYSYRCEYVRSSSYPALVPRSDKDPANQWRVSFQDFQIQGFNVTGSDFSYASDCAGFFSPGIWMGLLTSLLMVLVLTYGLHMIMQLHTMDRFDDPKGPAISVPQTD